The Candidatus Woesearchaeota archaeon DNA segment GGAACTCCACTGCAGCTAATAACTATCATCGAGCCAGGTGATAAACCACTCTTACTGGTTCAAAATGGCAAAATCATTCCGTGCCCTTATCTGGGATTTTATACACTGGCGAAAAAGCAGGAATTCCTAACTTCGCATAAATCCAAGGGAGGAGACAGCGGTGCTCCAATATTTAACCTGGGAAATGAACTCGTTGGGATTTTGCTCGGGGAATATGAACTGTATATAGGGGACATCGGCGCAAAGGACAATTTTTCAATATCCTCCAAAGTGCCTCCCATATATGCCCAGCTTTCAAAGTATGTATGAATCAAGTGTTGACAATTATCGGTGTTTTTATTTGTTTCCAGAATTTTTTCAAGATAAAAATGTTAATTATAGTTAAAATAGAAAAAATAGAGTAATGAATAAACTAATGGGTATTGGAACCATTAGGAGCAAATCAAAATCCAATAGCATGTCTGACCTCACAGCAACATTTTAGCTATGTCAATGGTTCTACAACTATACCCCCATTCATTGTCATACCAGGCAACGACCTGAACCAGATTTCCGTCAATTACCTTGGTCAGCGGGGCATCGAAGATGGACGAATGCGGATTGCCGATGATGTCTGCCGAAACAGGCTCGTCCTCTGTGTATTCCAAAATGCCTTTCAGCTCATTCTTGGCAACGGACTTGAACAGCTTATTAACCTCTTCAGCTGTAGTACTCTTCTTCACGGTAGCTGTGAAGTATGTCAATGAGCCGTCTGCAACAGGCACCCTTGTGGCAATGCCGTCCAATTTGCCTTTCAAGTCCGGCAATACCTGGCCAACGGTCTTGGCAGCGCCTGTTGTTGTCGGGACAATGCTCACTGCTGCGCTTCTTGCCCGCCTGAAATCCTTGTGTGGGGCATCAACCAGCCTTTGGTCTGCTGTATATGCATGCACTGTGCACATGAAACCTTTTTCCACGGTAAAATTGTCATGCAGAACCTTGACAACGGGCGCAAGGCAGTTTGTAGTGCATGATGCATTTGAGATAATGTTGTGCTTGTTCCTGTCATAGTCAGTTTCATTTACACCTTTTACAACGGTAAGATCCGGATCCTTTGAGGGGGCAGAAATCAGGACTTTTTTTGCGCCAGCAGTTAAATGCTTGGCGGCACCCGCGCGCTCGGTGAATATCCCAGTGCATTCAATTACCACATCAATGTCCATTGCCTTCCACGGAAGGTTGGCAGGATCCTTCTCATTCAGTACTTTAATCTTCTTGCCGTCTATGGAAATCGAGTCAGCAGAAAATTCAACAGCGCCGTCAAACTTCCTGTGAACAGAATCATACTTGAAAAGATGGGCCAATGTCCTGGTGTCAGTCAAGTCATTTATTGCAACAATGTCAATTGCAGAATCATTTATCCCAACCCTGCAAACAAGCCTGCCTATCCTTCCAAAGCCATTTATCGCAACCCTAATCGCCATGCGCACCACCCTTTTTAGTTAATTATTATGGAGGAGGGGATTAACGGCGATTTATATGCTTTTTGGTCTTCTTTTGTCCGGAGCTTTCGAAAAAACATGTTAGATTGCCGAAATAATATATATTTTGGAGGCATAACCAATTTAAGCAAAAATCCATGCGAATTGTCAAATGGCTCAAAAGTTATACTTAGATACATCAATTTGGAGGGATTATTACGAGAACAGGTCAGACAAGTTCCGTCCTTTGGGAGAATGGGCTTTAGAACTGTTAAACAAAACCATCCATGAAAAGGGAACAATCCTATACTCTGATTTAGTAGTTGAGGAGCTTAATATCAAATATGCGCAACAGGAAATTGATAATATTTTTTCCTTTGTAAGAATGAAGGGGATTTTAGTCAAGGCAGATATCTCCAGGGAACAGGCAAATGAAGCCGTTTTATTGTGCAAAAAGAAAAAGGTGGCTTTTGGCGATGTATTGCACGCAATCTTGGCCAGGGATTATAAAGCTATAATGGTTACAAGAGACAAGCATTTCCAAGAGCTCTCCAACATTGTTGAAATAAAAAAGCCGGAAGAATTACTTTAGATTTACACCATATTTTCTGGCAAAATTCTTGCCAACAGCCTCCCTAATGATCCTTTCCTCATTTTCGCTAGTCTTGACTTTTGCCTTGCCGAAATGCTTTCTCAATTCTTCAATAACTTTCTCTTTTTTTATGGAGATTAACTTGTCTCTGATGGCTTCCCTGATGAACTCTGTCTTTGTGCTGTAATATTGCTTCATGGCTTTGTCAATTTCCTGTGACAGACCATTTTCAACCTTAATTGTTATAGATTCCATGGTAAGCTTAAGTAAGACAAAGTAATATTTAAATGTTATGGTTTTATGCCCCTCTCTTCTTACTCTCCCTGCATGCATCCCACATCAGGCGAAAAATGCGCTTGAAGGAGTCGGCAATTGCCTGGTTCTGGATCCTTATGAAAAATTTCCTGTCATGCGCAGAGCTGAGTATGAACTTGTCGCCGGCAACCATGAACTGGGCTTCCATCTTCAATTCCTTGGGAAGGTACCTGACAACTTTTTCCCCGAGAAAATCCTTGATGTAAAATGGCTTGTCCTTCAGGTCATAATTGGCAAGCGTCCTTATGTCGACGCCTTTTGCCAGGTCAAACTTCTTTATCTTCCTGAGCAGGTATGGAATATAGTATTTCAGCAAAACATTGCTTTTAGGGGTTATGCTTATTGCATAATATTCCTTTATCCTGCCGGCAAGGGCCTCTGCAAAGCCCTGTTCATAAATGGCCCTTAGCCCTTCCTTGCCCTCAAAAACCTCAATGGTATAATTTTGGCCCCTGTCCTTGTACATTTTTTCCAGCTCAGGCATGGCATTCTTCAGGCTGTCCATCCTGCTGTCAAGAAGGGAATAAAACTGCTTTGGATGGGAGGCAATGAAATATTTCTTGCCTGATTTCTTCACAGAGCTGACCAATCCCCTGTCAATGAGCTTCCGCAGCGTGTCATAGACATAAGGCCTGTATAATCCGCACTCCTCGGCCAGATTAGTGGCACCGCTTTCACCAAGTTTCAGCAGTGCCAAATAAACCTTAATTTCATTTTTTCCAAGCCCAAGCTGATACAATGCTGATTCTACCATCCAGCCAACAAATCAGGCATGCTTTTTAAAGTTGTCGTAAAAATGACGACAAATTCTTATTAAGGGGAGAATAGCATAAGTGGGGATGAGCATAGATGACATTGCAGAGCCATCTACACCAGAAACAAAAGAAAGCCTGATGGACTACATACGGATAGGCGGCAGATCCCAACCATTCCAGCTGAAGTACCTTAGAGAAAAAGGGGTTGACAACGGAGATTTTTACCAGACGAACAAGTATACACTGGCATCAATTGCCGCAAGTGCAGCATCAATCGGCCTTTTCTATGCCCTGCCGATAAACTGGGCAGCCTTGCCGATAATCGGCCCGGCCATGCCTTACATAAGAATGTACTTCAATTATATCCGGTTGCCGGTGCTGGCTTTCCGGTCATTGTATGTCACATTAATCAAGAAGCCAATCGGAAAAATTGTGCCGTCCATTGAAAGCCTGGCAAGAAACATAGCCATGGGCATCTACAAGGGCATTTCTGCTGCCCTCTCCAGCAAAAGCCTGAAGCCAGAATACTCAAGAGTTGCGCAAGCTAATTAATTATCCGTGCCAGCCCAGTTGCTTTTCCTTCTGGAAAATCCTCAGCCTGGCCTTGACAACTGTGTCAGGATTCAATGAGATGCTGTTTATGCCCTGCTCGACCAAGAACTCTGCAAACTCAGGATAATCTGACGGGGCCTGGCCGCAAATGCCTATTTTCCTGTTCTTGTCCCTGGCAATCTTTATGACTTGGGAGATTAATTTCTTGACTGCATCATTTCTCTCATCATAAATGTGGGCAACCAGCTCAGAATCCCTGTCAACAGCAAGCGTCAATTGCGTCAAATCGTTCGAACCTATTGAGAACCCATCAAAGATTTCAGCAAATTCCTCGGCAAGTATGACATTAGATGGCACTTCGCACATGACATAAACCTCAAGGCCATTTTCCCCCCTTTTCAGGCCGTTCTTTTCCATCTCAGCCAGGACTTTTCTTCCTTCGGCAACTGTCCTGCAGACAGGAATCATCAATTTCAGGTTCCGCAGGCCAAATTCATTCCTTGCCTTCAGCATTGCCTTGCATTCAAGGGCAAATGCATCCTTGAAATCCTCAGAATAATATCTCGAGGCCCCTCGCCAGCCCAACATTGGGTTGTCCTCAACTGGCTCATAAAGCGTACCACCAATCAAATTCCTGTATTCATTTGTCTTGAAATCGCTGAACCTGACAATGACATCATTTGGGTAGAATGCAGCAGCGATAACCCCTACACCCTCAGCCAGCTTGTCCACAAAATACTGTGCCTTGTCCTCATAGCTTTCAGTCAGCTTGGCAATCTGCTTTTTCAGCTTCCTGTCCTTGAGCTTGCTGAAATCAAGCAATGCCTTTGGGTGTATTTTGATATGTGAATTAATTATAAATTCCTCCCTTGCCAGCCCAACACCATCATTTGGAATGAAGCTTTCATCAAGGGCCTGGGCAGGTGAGCCAACATTCATCATTATCTTTGTCCTTGTGCGAGGCAGGTCCTTGAGGTCCATCTGCTCAATTACAAAAGGTATAGCGCCCTTGTACACATAGGCATCTTCACCTTTGGAGCAGTCCAGTGTAATTGCCTTTTCATTCTCAAGAATCTTGATTGCATCGGATGTGCCGACTGAGCAGGGAATGCCCAATTCCCTTGAGACTATGGCAGCATGGCATGTCCGGCCACCCCTTTCAGTTATGATGCCGGAGGCGATCTTCATGATTGGCTCCCAATCAGGGTCAGTCATTTCAGTCACAAGTATGTTGCCTTCCTTGAACTTGCTAAGGTGCCTTGCTTCGCGTATGACCTGGACATCGCCGGAGGCAATCTTTTCACCTACGCTTTTGCCCTGCGCAAGCACACTGCCATTGCCTTTCAAAATCCATTTCTGTATCTTGTTCCTGTCTTTTGTTGCGTGGATGGTTTCAGGCCGTGCCTGGACAATAAACAACTGCCCGGTCTGGCCGTCCTTGGCCCATTCCATGTCCATTGGCTTGTAATAGCCAGCCTTCCAGCTGTAATGGTCCTCAATTGTCATGGCCCAGCTCGCCAATTTCAGTATCTCATCATTTGTAAGGACAAACCTGGCCCTTTCCTTCAATGGCACAACCTTGTTCTTGGTCATCTTGCCATCCTTGCCAAGCTCTGAAGAATAAACCATCCTGATTTTTTTTGAGCCAACCTCTTTTGAGATTATGGACCTGAATCCCATGCGGTAAGTTGGCTTGAAAACATAATATTCATCCGGATTGACAGCTCCCTGGACAATATTCTCGCCAAGGCCATAGGATGCTGTGACAAAGACAACGTCCTTGAACCCCGATTCCGTGTCAATTGAGAACATGACTCCCGAGCATGCCAAATCGCTCCTGACCATCTTCTGCACGCCAATGCTCAGGCCGATAGAGAAATGGTCAAAGCCCTTGTCCATCCTGTAGCTGATTGCCCTGTCAGTGAAGAGGGAGGCAAAGCATTTTTTGCAGGCATCAAGCAATAATTCGTCTCCGGTAATATTCAGGTAGGTTTCCTGCTGCCCGGCAAAGCTTGCATCAGGCAGGTCTTCTGCAGTGGCAGAGCTGCGCACTGCAACATCAACTCCCTTTCCATATTGCAGCTGCAAATGATAATACCCTTCTTTTATAGCATTTTCAAGCTCTTCAGGGAATTTTGTTTTTAGGATTAGGTTCCTGACCTGCTTGCCCCTTTGCCTGAGGCCGACAATATCCCCTTTTTTCAGGCTGCCAAGGATTCTCCTTATATCATCCTTTATGCCTGCCTTTTCCAGCAGGTAATGGTAGGCCCGGGCAGTAACAGAGAAGCCGTTTGGGATATTGACTCCCCTGGGAACAAGGTTTCGATACATCTCGCCGAGGCTGGCATTCTTTCCGCCGACGTATTTGACGTCTTCAATGCCTACCTGGTCGAACCATAGAATAAATGCGCTCTCCTTGTCTACCACGACAGTACACCTCTTTTTAGCTGATTTATATTAATCGGTCATATATATATTTTTTGATATAGGAAAAAATTATGCAATCCTTCTCAAATGCCTTATCAGGTAATTCTCTTCTTCTGTCTCTGCCTGAGGCTCATCAGCCTTTTCCTCTTTCTTCTCTTCAGCCTTGGGCTCTTTTTTCCTCTCTTTGGCGCTCGAAATAATCTCCTCAGGCTTGCCGAGCACAATTGCCTCATCCTTTTTCTTGAGCTCAAATGCGCCGATGCTTGCAGACTGCTCCTTGAGCACTATCTCAACTGTTGACATCTCCTCTTCGCTGAGATGCTTTGCCTGCCATTGGAAATTCAGGCCATCACCTTCAGTCCTCGGGATTATATTGACCATGAAATGCGGAAGGTCCTGGCCAGCAGCAATCCCGTTGCTTACCAAAATGTTCGTGCCCTGAACCTTCAGCTCCTCAAATACAACAACGCTCAGCTTGTTCACAACCTGGAATACATGGTTGACAAGGTAATCAGGCGTTTCTTCAATAATTGGGTGATGTGATTTTGGGATAACAGCCAAATGGCCATAGGCAGCAGGATTCTCATCCAGGTAGGCAACTACCTCATCGTCCTCATAGACCGCCATTCCCGTTCCGCTGGCAACCGCCTGGCACACCATGCAGGCTGCATTTTCGCTGCTCATTTTCTTCCAAGCACCCGCGCAATATCATCCAGGTCTATTGAGCCCTCATCATCTGATTGTTCAGGCCCCTTTGTTTCTTCAGCAGGCCTGATTTCAACAGAAGGCTTCGGCTTTTGCTTGTCAAACTTTATTGCAGGAGGCTGCTCTTTGGCCTCCAATTTCTCTGGCTCCTTCGGCGCTTCAAGAGAAAGAATCAGCTCAGCCTTGTTGCCTGGCATGGATTCCTTAGACCTTTTCAGGATAGCCTGCTGCACAGCCTGCAATTCCTCCTTTGCCATTTTTCTTCTCAGAAGGCCAAACCCTGCTATGCCATCATTTGCCTTTCTCGGGATGATGTGTATCATGAAATGCGGCGATTTCTGGCCAGCTGCAATACCATTTGCCACAAAGATATTCGAGCCTTCAGCTTTCAATGCCTTTAAGCCCGACTTGGACAGGCTTTTTGCAACCAGGAACAAATATCCGATATCAATGTCACTGATCTGCGGCATAATTGTCGCATGTTCTTTAGGCATGAGAAGGACGTGGCCTGGATTGGCCGGGTTAATGTCCAGGATTGCAATTGACTTTTCATCCTCAAAGACTTTCTTGGATTGCACCTTGCCCGAAATAATCTGGCAGAAAATGCAGTTTTTTCTCTGCAGCTCGCGAAGCTGGTCAGGTGTCATGTTTTTCAGGTCTTCCTCTGTAAGAGAAGCCAAATTCTGTTCCATGGAAGAATTCATTGCTTATTATTATATAAAATTTGCCTAATGCATCGGCACAGTGGAATTTTAATTTTCCTTACTTTGCAGTAGCATGTTATATATTCCTTTATAAATAGAAACTAGTGAATTAAGTAAACCAGTATACAAAAACGTAACATTTATATACTAGTTATGCTTTTAATATATTGTAAGGAAATCAAGTCCAACATCACTAACTCACGTTAATGGCGGGCTCCCCCCTAGCAGATTCTAACTTCTGACCCGAATCCACCCCCATTCAACCCACGCCAGGGGAGCCTTCCTACTCCTTTACTCCTCGCCGCAGGTTTGCGGCATTCCCAAGCGGCCAGGCAGAGCCGTCCAGTAACCTAATGTTCCTTAGGCGCAAGAAACTGCAATACCAGTCGAGATGGGCAGGCCTAAAAAGCCTGTCCATATCAATTTTATAGCCAAAGTCCGCAAAAATGAATGAACAAACAAAGTTGGTGATACAGAGAGCGCTGATAACGCTCCTGTTGGTGTATGGCGCATATCTGCGCGATGATCCCTCCAGTGTAGCTGTCTTAAGAACACTCTGGGGAGTCTAAGCCGGAAAAATCCATATGCATGGGGCTGTTTTTGTTTTTTATCAGCATAGGCATTAATTATATGACCTTTATCCAATTGCTTATTTTCTGTCAAAATTGTTATACTAGTGCTGATAACCCCCTGCAGAATGCTTATGGCAAAACCCTTATGTGAATATTATGGCAAATGCGGGGGCTGCAACCTTCAGCACCTGGAAACTGAGATTCAGCTTAAGCAGAAAGCTGAACTCATAAGGCATGTGATTAATTTTGAAGATATCCAAGTTTTCAGCGGAGAGGGATATGGCTACAGGAATCGACAGGATTTTTTTTTCAGGCGCAATGGCATTGGCTTGCGGGAAAAAGGGCACGCTTCCGAAATTTTGGTAGTGGATAAGTGCCCGATTGCCCAGCCGGAAGTCAATAAGATACTCATGGAACTCAACCTGCATTTTAAGGATAATGACAACTACAGCCTGAGGTCAGGCCAGGGAACTTTCATCAGCGCAATAGTGCGCGCCGCTGCAGAGGGAAACGGAGTCTGCTTTGTCCTCAATGACAATTCACCCCGGCTAAAAGAAGCTGTTGAGAAGATTGAGGAATATGCACGGGGAAGCCAGGCTGGCAATATCGCCGTATTTTATGTGGATCCCAACAACAAAGATTTCCGGGAGCCAAATGATGAAAACTTTTTTGTTGCAAAGGGAAATGAATACCTGGCGCAAAACTATCTCGGAAGGAAATTCTGCTACCCTATTGAAGGATTCTTCCAGAATAACCACCAGATGGCTGAGCAGATGCAAAAGTACTGCAATGAAAAGCTTGCTGCATATGGCACTTCCATGACGTCAAAGGCAGCGCTGCTGGACTTATACGGCGGCGTCGGCACATTTGGCATCATCAACAGCAGCCTGTTCAGGAAAGTTACGATAATTGACTTCTCTTCAAGGTCAATAGCCTGCGCTGAAAAAAATATCGAGGAAAACGCAGTCAAAAATGCGAAGGCAATTGCCATGGACCTCAGGAGCCTAAAAAAGTTAACCGTATCCGGGCCATTGTTCGCTATTACCGACCCGCCAAGGTCAGGCATGGATATTCGAGCATTGGATTCGCTGAATGAACTCAAGCCTGAGGCAATCATCTATATCTCCTGCAATCCGCTGCAGCTGGGCAAGGAGCTGCCGAGGCTGAAGAATTATTCCGTGAAATCAGCAGCAATGTTTGACATGTTCCCGCAGACAAACCATGCCGAGGCTATTGTAGAGCTTGGGCTGAAAAACTGATCATGGCCTTCCGGAGCAGCAGCTTCGCATCTCGTCGACATCAGAAAAAATCCCAAAGAATGCATTCAGGCTGATCTCCAGCTCTTTTTTCCCCCTCTTGGACAGGGAGTATTCTTTTTTCTTGTTGCATTCAACCAATCCCTTATCCCTCAATTCCTTAAGCGCAGGATAGATAGTGCCCGGGCTTGGCCTGCTCCCTTTCCTCTTCTGCAGCTCCATGGCCAGCTCAGCCCCTGTCATTTTCCCCTTATTCAGCATCCAAAGTATCAGGAAAGACAAATAACCCTTCATGTCGCAGTGGCCGGCTTTCATTATGCCCTCTCAACTTAGCAGTGTATATAAACCTTACTATCGCATATCCGATAACTTTAAATATAAGTATCGTATAACCAATATCGGACGCCCGATACATGCTTCACCCCCTGCATGGAAGGGCGCCGGAGGAATTAACATGAATTGCGGAGCGTACAGCTGCGGAGAAGGAGAATACAGCGGAAGGCAGTTCCTTACAACAACGGAGAAGGCAGAAATGCTGGAAAACTACAAGAAGTGGCTTGAGATGGAAAGGAAAGGCGTTGAGGAAGCAATTGCCAAGCTTAAGAAGGCCAAGTAAACTTGGCTATTTTTTTTGTTTTGCTTAAAACCTAAATTCTTCCCTTATTTGACCTTATAATCCAAACATATACCACTTAATCATCTCTCACCAAAACCTCAGCCTGAATGGGCGCGGGAATGCCTTTTTACCGACCTTATATGCCGACACAACCCTCTTAAGCCTGGCCTCCATAACATCGGAATTTGGGTAGGCTTTTTCTTCGGCCCTGAAGGCATGGCTGTGGTGGGTTGACCTGCCGTTCTTATAATTGTACTTGTGCTTTTTGTGAAGCATTTCATGGTGCATGACATAGTCAAGGAGCTCATAATCCTCTTTAAGGGCCTTGCTTATCATTATTGTGTCTGAGCCGTATTCATACCTGCCCAAAAGCCTGCCGGATTCGCCCCACCTAAAATTCGTCCTGTCTATCATGCCATTGAACATTTTTTCATTGATGCGGTCGAATGATTCCCCAAGAACCGGGTCGGATTCTGTTTTCGGCGCTGCAATGTGCACATTCTTAAGGAACTTGTTGTACAGGTCTATGTTGATTGTCTCTGCCTTGAGATGGAAAATTTTTTTCAGGAGGCTCTGGAAAAGGCCGACTTTAATCTCATCGCTGACCTCTTTCCAGGAATTGCTCAGGCCGAACTGCATCCTGCCTCGGCCATATTTCACATTGGCATTGTAATCGCTGAACTTTCCGGAATACTGCACCTTGACAGAATAATCAAGGTCCTTGCCGCCAGAAATCTCCCTGTACGCCTGCTTCACAAGCGCATTGTCACCCCAGGCGAAATTCTCTGCTGCCATGCTCAGCCACCATACTCGAACCTCAGGACTGCTGCAAACTTGCCCATATCCCTCAGCTGGACCCCTTCCCTTGTCTCAACAGAAATAATCTTTACATCAGTCTTGTACTTGTCAGCAATTTCCTCGAATTCCGTTATCTTGTCATCCTCAAGGGTTTCGGACAGGAGCAGGGTGTCGACAGCGCCCATCTGCAGTGCGCTCATCACATGCTTTTCGCCGTACGCGCATTTGTTCGGCTGCTTCAGAAGAGTCTCAAAGAACCTGGTCATGGCCTGTTTTTCTTCAGCAATTTCCTCATTGGCAAGCACATCCTGGCTTTTGTCTACCAGCTCCTGCAGGCCAAATTCATCAGTGTAGGACAAATCCTTGATTGCAATCACTTTTTTCTTCAGTTCATTTGTAAGCTGCGCAAGCTCCATCCAGTCATACTTGGTCGGCCCGGGGCCGCCCAATAAAATCCCCTTCAGCCCTTCCTTCATAAGGAATTCCTCCTTGACATGCTGGGCTATTTTTTTGTAGAATTCAAGGGCGGCAAGGTCCCTAAGGCTTTCAAATCGCTGGGCAGACTGGCCTCCTGCCCTTGTCTTGCCAGGAACATTGGACTTTAATTTTATCAATGGCACAATAGTCTTTCCGCGGAGAACTGCAATCTGCGCTTCCCTGCGGTCCAGCACCACCAGCCCGTAACTTTCCTTGATGTCCATCATGTCGCGAAGCAGGTCCAGCTGGAATTCCTTGTCGCACCTGTATAATCTAATTTTGACTGGGATAGGGGGCTCAAGGCTCCACACCTTTACATCAGACTGGCCTTCTTTTTCTGCGACATTGCCTGAGAACACGGCAAGGCCGTGGATGGGTGTTGATGAATAAAGCCTGAGGTGCTGTATCATTTTTTCCAGGGCATCAATGACATTTTTCCTTGTTGCAGTGGACTTGATGTTTGAGGCGGTCCCCTGCTCCTGTGCAAGATGGTTTAATATCTTGTTAAGGTCATATCCTTCAGGCACATAGACTGAAACCAGCTCTGTATGCCTGCCTCTATAAGTCTCCAGCTCCTTGATGATCTTCTTCAGTTCAAACCTTTGCTTTGAATTTATCATAGTCCTTCAACGGCTTAAGCTTAATAGAAACCAAGGGGCTTTATAAAAATATGCAAGGCCCTCTGCCAGCCAGCCGTGTGCAATGTGCGCTATTCCTGGCTGTCCGTATAGTCCATCTCAATCTTGCTGATGACAACGCCTCTTCTCTTGGGCCTGGTCTTATAGAAAGTTCTCTTTGTGAAGAAATAAACATTCTTGTTTATGTCCATTCCAAATTCCTGCAGGCCAAGCACATTGATTATTTCCTCCAAAATCCTTCTTTCAAGATACCTGTACTTGTCATGCAGCACGATGTCAACGCCTATATATTCGCAATAGCGGATAGTGGCAAAATTTGCAGTCTTGTCGTCATTGATGGTAAAATACCATTTTTCAACCTCATATTCCTTGAACGCCCTTTCCATATTCAGGGTAAGCTTTTTCCCAAGAAGTTTTTTTATCTGCTTAATTTCAGCAGGAGCCAGGTCCCTTTCGCGCTTCAGGGCATTGATCACGCTGACAGCCTCTGGCTTTGTCTCAGTTGTGTATTCCTCGACAAATGCAACTTCCTTTGCATTGTAGTATGTCTTGAATATCTGCCAGAATCCCTTGACCAGCCTTGCCTCAATCCTGACTTTGTACAGGTGGGCAGTCTCTTTCTCAAAGCTAATCAGGTCGTCGCTGTCAGTCAGCTTAAGCCACATTTTTGTTTGCATTTTCAGTTCACTCGGTCTCAACAAAATTTTCTTGAATTCTGTCGTCGGAACAAAAATATCCCTGGATTTTATATTTATATATTTTATGGTGTGTATGGATGCGCATCAGCAAATTTTGGGCTTACTTTACAGCATAGCCCCAGTTATTCAGCCACAACTCAAAATAGCCCAGGACTGTTTTTTTCCCATCGAATCCCGCTTTCTCAAGGTAATGCCTTATGGCTTTATGCGGATAAGTGGACTCATGCTCATGGATCTCTTCCTTGCTCACCAAGCCTGTCCTCGCCATAATCTTAAGCAGGCCGTCTGTCCACGGGCA contains these protein-coding regions:
- the gap gene encoding type I glyceraldehyde-3-phosphate dehydrogenase, which translates into the protein MAIRVAINGFGRIGRLVCRVGINDSAIDIVAINDLTDTRTLAHLFKYDSVHRKFDGAVEFSADSISIDGKKIKVLNEKDPANLPWKAMDIDVVIECTGIFTERAGAAKHLTAGAKKVLISAPSKDPDLTVVKGVNETDYDRNKHNIISNASCTTNCLAPVVKVLHDNFTVEKGFMCTVHAYTADQRLVDAPHKDFRRARSAAVSIVPTTTGAAKTVGQVLPDLKGKLDGIATRVPVADGSLTYFTATVKKSTTAEEVNKLFKSVAKNELKGILEYTEDEPVSADIIGNPHSSIFDAPLTKVIDGNLVQVVAWYDNEWGYSCRTIDIAKMLL
- a CDS encoding class I SAM-dependent RNA methyltransferase, whose protein sequence is MAKPLCEYYGKCGGCNLQHLETEIQLKQKAELIRHVINFEDIQVFSGEGYGYRNRQDFFFRRNGIGLREKGHASEILVVDKCPIAQPEVNKILMELNLHFKDNDNYSLRSGQGTFISAIVRAAAEGNGVCFVLNDNSPRLKEAVEKIEEYARGSQAGNIAVFYVDPNNKDFREPNDENFFVAKGNEYLAQNYLGRKFCYPIEGFFQNNHQMAEQMQKYCNEKLAAYGTSMTSKAALLDLYGGVGTFGIINSSLFRKVTIIDFSSRSIACAEKNIEENAVKNAKAIAMDLRSLKKLTVSGPLFAITDPPRSGMDIRALDSLNELKPEAIIYISCNPLQLGKELPRLKNYSVKSAAMFDMFPQTNHAEAIVELGLKN
- a CDS encoding HIT domain-containing protein; amino-acid sequence: MSSENAACMVCQAVASGTGMAVYEDDEVVAYLDENPAAYGHLAVIPKSHHPIIEETPDYLVNHVFQVVNKLSVVVFEELKVQGTNILVSNGIAAGQDLPHFMVNIIPRTEGDGLNFQWQAKHLSEEEMSTVEIVLKEQSASIGAFELKKKDEAIVLGKPEEIISSAKERKKEPKAEEKKEEKADEPQAETEEENYLIRHLRRIA
- a CDS encoding HIT domain-containing protein, which gives rise to MEQNLASLTEEDLKNMTPDQLRELQRKNCIFCQIISGKVQSKKVFEDEKSIAILDINPANPGHVLLMPKEHATIMPQISDIDIGYLFLVAKSLSKSGLKALKAEGSNIFVANGIAAGQKSPHFMIHIIPRKANDGIAGFGLLRRKMAKEELQAVQQAILKRSKESMPGNKAELILSLEAPKEPEKLEAKEQPPAIKFDKQKPKPSVEIRPAEETKGPEQSDDEGSIDLDDIARVLGRK
- the ppsA gene encoding phosphoenolpyruvate synthase: MVDKESAFILWFDQVGIEDVKYVGGKNASLGEMYRNLVPRGVNIPNGFSVTARAYHYLLEKAGIKDDIRRILGSLKKGDIVGLRQRGKQVRNLILKTKFPEELENAIKEGYYHLQLQYGKGVDVAVRSSATAEDLPDASFAGQQETYLNITGDELLLDACKKCFASLFTDRAISYRMDKGFDHFSIGLSIGVQKMVRSDLACSGVMFSIDTESGFKDVVFVTASYGLGENIVQGAVNPDEYYVFKPTYRMGFRSIISKEVGSKKIRMVYSSELGKDGKMTKNKVVPLKERARFVLTNDEILKLASWAMTIEDHYSWKAGYYKPMDMEWAKDGQTGQLFIVQARPETIHATKDRNKIQKWILKGNGSVLAQGKSVGEKIASGDVQVIREARHLSKFKEGNILVTEMTDPDWEPIMKIASGIITERGGRTCHAAIVSRELGIPCSVGTSDAIKILENEKAITLDCSKGEDAYVYKGAIPFVIEQMDLKDLPRTRTKIMMNVGSPAQALDESFIPNDGVGLAREEFIINSHIKIHPKALLDFSKLKDRKLKKQIAKLTESYEDKAQYFVDKLAEGVGVIAAAFYPNDVIVRFSDFKTNEYRNLIGGTLYEPVEDNPMLGWRGASRYYSEDFKDAFALECKAMLKARNEFGLRNLKLMIPVCRTVAEGRKVLAEMEKNGLKRGENGLEVYVMCEVPSNVILAEEFAEIFDGFSIGSNDLTQLTLAVDRDSELVAHIYDERNDAVKKLISQVIKIARDKNRKIGICGQAPSDYPEFAEFLVEQGINSISLNPDTVVKARLRIFQKEKQLGWHG
- a CDS encoding type II toxin-antitoxin system VapC family toxin, which gives rise to MAQKLYLDTSIWRDYYENRSDKFRPLGEWALELLNKTIHEKGTILYSDLVVEELNIKYAQQEIDNIFSFVRMKGILVKADISREQANEAVLLCKKKKVAFGDVLHAILARDYKAIMVTRDKHFQELSNIVEIKKPEELL
- a CDS encoding PadR family transcriptional regulator, which encodes MKAGHCDMKGYLSFLILWMLNKGKMTGAELAMELQKRKGSRPSPGTIYPALKELRDKGLVECNKKKEYSLSKRGKKELEISLNAFFGIFSDVDEMRSCCSGRP
- a CDS encoding helix-turn-helix domain-containing protein; translation: MVESALYQLGLGKNEIKVYLALLKLGESGATNLAEECGLYRPYVYDTLRKLIDRGLVSSVKKSGKKYFIASHPKQFYSLLDSRMDSLKNAMPELEKMYKDRGQNYTIEVFEGKEGLRAIYEQGFAEALAGRIKEYYAISITPKSNVLLKYYIPYLLRKIKKFDLAKGVDIRTLANYDLKDKPFYIKDFLGEKVVRYLPKELKMEAQFMVAGDKFILSSAHDRKFFIRIQNQAIADSFKRIFRLMWDACRESKKRGA